The Gemmatimonadota bacterium DH-78 region GTCGCGATGCCGGAGAGCAGGGGAAAGACGAGCAGCTCCCGGTCCTGCTTGAGCAACTGGGCGCTGGCCTTCACCAGCGACCAGGAGTTGGCGAGCGATCCGGCCATGAGGCGTGCGACTCCGAGCGAGGGAAACGACGAACGCCGACTGCGGCGTCGTTCATGTTCGCATACGGCGCGGCACCCGAAACCTTCACCCGCCGAGGCCGTCACCCCGTTGACGGTTTTTCTGCCCGGGCAATATTCACGTCATGAACGATTCCATTCCCGGCCCGTTCGCCGCCTTCGAGGGCCCCCGACGCATCGCCTCCGGCGACCTGGAAACGGTGGCCCTCGCCATCCACGACCGGGTCGCGAGCACCCGAGAGGCCTTGCTCGCATTCGACGAGACCACCGGCCGCCAGGTCGACATCGACCTGCGCGGCGACCGCGAGGGGGTGCGGCTCTGGGTGCGGAACTGGCTGCGGTACCATGCGGCTCAGCCGGCGGCCGGAGCGTCGGGGGGCGGGGCGTCTCGGGAGGCGGCGGAAGCGGCGGCCCCTCCGCGCCGCCGCGGGCGCCCCCGCCTCGGCGTGGTCAGCCGCGAGGTGACGCTTCTGCCGCGCCACTGGGCGTGGCTGTCGTCGCAGGGCAGCAGCGCCTCGGCAGTGCTGCGCCGTCTGATCGACGAGGCGCGCAAGGTCGATGCGGGTCCGGCGCGCCAGCGCGAGGCCCGCGACGCCACCTACCGGTTCATCGCCGCCATGGCAGGCGACCGACCCGGCTTCGAGGATGCGGTGAGGGCGCTGTACGGCTCCGATCGGGACACCTTCGAGGGTGTGCTCGAGGGGTGGCCTCCCGATGTGGCGGAACTGGCCGGGCGCCTGGCGACGGGGGCCTTCGAGGTTGCCGACACATTGCCGCGCGGTTATATCTAACTCATAACCACGGAGTTATGAATTGTGCCGACTTCCGACGTCCTCTTCCGCACCCTCGCCGATCCCACGCGCCGCGCGCTGTTCGAGCGGCTCTGCCGCGGTGGCGACCAGACGGTGACCGCCCTCACGGTCCAGGCCGGCGTGTCTCAGCCCGCGGTCTCCAAGCACCTGCGGGTGCTGCGCGAGGCGGGCCTGGTCGAGGGCGTGCGCGACGGACGTGCCATCGTCTACAGCGCGAACCTGCGGGCGCTCGAGCCGCTCGCCGACTGGACACGGGAGATGCGGGAGTTCTGGGAGGCGCGGTTCGACGATCTCGAACACCTGCTCGACAGGATGGACCCATGACCGACACCGGACTCCGCGCAGTGGTGGTGGAACGCGACTTCGACCACCCTCCCGAGAAGGTGTGGCGAGCCCTCACCGACCCCGACCTGGTCGCCGAGTGGCTCATGAAGAACGACTTCCGCCCGGAAGTCGGCCGCACCTTCACTCTGAAAGGCGAGTGGGGAGGCGATCTCGACTGCGAAGTGCTGACGGTCGAACCGCACCGTCGACTGGCCTACAGCTGGAACTTCGACTCCGACCAGGCGGCCTTCGCCCTCAAGAGCGTCGTCACCTTCACCCTCAGCCCCACCCCTGACCGAAGAGGAGTCCCCATGAATTGGAATCGCTTCATCCGACAGGCGCATCGGTGGGTGTCGATGGTGTTTCTCATCGCCGTCGGCTTCGCCACCTGGGCCTCCTTCACCGGCCGGAGCGAGGAGAGCATGCTCTACTACCTGCCCCTGCCCCCCCTCTTCCTCCTGATGGCCAGCGGCGCGTACCTGCTCGTGCTCCCCTGGTGGAGCCGCGGTCGGCGCGGAGACGTCGCGGACTGAGGGGCAAGCCTCGACGCTGGAGAGTCCCCGTGAACGACCTGACCGAGGGACCCGTTTCCGGGCACGTGATCCGGATGGCCGTGCCGATCGCGATCGGCATGGTCTTCCAGACCCTCTACTACCTGGTCGACCTCTACTTCGTGGGCCGGCTCGGCGAGGCGGCGCTGGCCGGACTCGGCACGGCGGGCAACCTCCAGTTCCTGGTGATGGCGCTCACACAGGTCCTGGGGGTCGGCACGATGGCGCTGATCGCGCACGCGAGCGGTCGGAAGGATCGCGACGACGCCAATCTGATCTTCAACCAGAGCCTCGGGCTGGCCGCCGTCTGTGCGGCGTTCACCCTGGTGGGCGGGTACGCCGCGGTGGGTGGGTACATGCGCCTGC contains the following coding sequences:
- a CDS encoding SRPBCC domain-containing protein; translation: MTDTGLRAVVVERDFDHPPEKVWRALTDPDLVAEWLMKNDFRPEVGRTFTLKGEWGGDLDCEVLTVEPHRRLAYSWNFDSDQAAFALKSVVTFTLSPTPDRRGVPMNWNRFIRQAHRWVSMVFLIAVGFATWASFTGRSEESMLYYLPLPPLFLLMASGAYLLVLPWWSRGRRGDVAD
- a CDS encoding metalloregulator ArsR/SmtB family transcription factor, producing the protein MVPTSDVLFRTLADPTRRALFERLCRGGDQTVTALTVQAGVSQPAVSKHLRVLREAGLVEGVRDGRAIVYSANLRALEPLADWTREMREFWEARFDDLEHLLDRMDP
- a CDS encoding DUF2239 family protein, giving the protein MNDSIPGPFAAFEGPRRIASGDLETVALAIHDRVASTREALLAFDETTGRQVDIDLRGDREGVRLWVRNWLRYHAAQPAAGASGGGASREAAEAAAPPRRRGRPRLGVVSREVTLLPRHWAWLSSQGSSASAVLRRLIDEARKVDAGPARQREARDATYRFIAAMAGDRPGFEDAVRALYGSDRDTFEGVLEGWPPDVAELAGRLATGAFEVADTLPRGYI